A single genomic interval of Candidatus Jordarchaeales archaeon harbors:
- a CDS encoding C25 family cysteine peptidase: MIILGDSNWVNAVTPLAEWKTYKGIPTEIYTTDYIYQNYAGEDNASKIRNFLKDLYRSKGIQWVLLVGDVDKVPIRNFTIGTNKVPSDYYYAALDGSFDNDMDGEYGEPGEIDWMPELYVGRIPVSTTDELNVFINKTLTYEKYLYMHNTEWLNKFVLAGGEINSLQDIQGWRAKLASVGSIPLPPLEMILLAYDTKRNFSNLTSFIEIVEGGASIVDICSHGSPTALYCSSHLPIFLNSASAARLSNGPRLPLFFISACEAGRIDYSSDSIAEALLKNPCGGAIAVIAPTRITFGGDTIDDAADTFLDHLFFKLFFSSSPPFTHRPGYALYESKKEFYLTHRSLVERDVNRAQLFVEYILLGDPEVPICCGPMRDLKISVEGNLAPGKRAIIKVSDGSSVVSGALVCLQGRDYYRVYLTDKNGEIHFPCPEQGVYVVTVTKEGFAPAQTSIVVGTPIRILVDEYHHESSHYMEFWNNTSKLRAILNASLLYFQALYDSQVTPEVLEGFHILVIYCPSRNYTESEVSAILDFVMSGGGLLLIGENDPDSLEYLNILSSLFNVSFSICSKTGFTTARCIKSPQTFRAKEVLLKDHGKIDGGRPIIVAQESIIVGSCINWGRGRVAFLSDLDFLKDDVILEKDNVQLFKSLCKWLANSPTPPQFNITLPTKVEKGKTVSLNVTATHPYDIVSLTIMVVTDRENFTNTSLGNVASLQFDTLKLRDDRVLIYAVAVTGNGETYMSDVVSLLITEHKLVLELPLIITQRNIWLPPVFLSMFTLSLIMLSFLQRKSSSSN; the protein is encoded by the coding sequence GTGATCATATTAGGTGACTCAAACTGGGTTAATGCCGTTACTCCACTCGCCGAATGGAAAACATATAAAGGCATCCCAACGGAGATATACACTACCGACTACATATACCAGAACTATGCAGGAGAAGATAATGCTTCAAAAATACGTAACTTTCTAAAAGACTTATACCGTTCAAAAGGGATACAATGGGTTCTCCTGGTAGGAGACGTCGACAAAGTTCCGATAAGAAACTTTACTATTGGTACTAATAAAGTGCCATCGGACTACTACTACGCTGCTCTCGACGGCTCATTCGACAACGATATGGATGGAGAATACGGTGAGCCCGGAGAAATAGATTGGATGCCTGAACTTTACGTGGGAAGGATACCTGTTTCCACAACCGACGAGTTAAATGTCTTCATAAATAAGACGTTAACTTACGAAAAATACCTCTACATGCATAACACTGAATGGCTTAACAAGTTTGTCCTCGCAGGTGGCGAAATAAATTCATTGCAAGACATTCAAGGGTGGAGGGCTAAGCTTGCATCCGTCGGATCCATACCTCTACCCCCGTTAGAAATGATACTCCTTGCTTATGACACTAAAAGAAATTTTAGCAACCTCACGAGTTTTATAGAAATAGTTGAGGGGGGCGCCTCAATAGTTGATATATGTTCTCACGGAAGCCCTACGGCACTTTACTGCTCTTCTCACCTTCCCATTTTCTTAAACTCAGCGTCTGCCGCCCGACTTTCTAATGGCCCTCGTCTCCCGCTGTTCTTCATATCGGCATGTGAAGCAGGACGCATAGATTACTCAAGTGACTCCATTGCTGAAGCTTTACTGAAAAACCCTTGCGGTGGCGCTATAGCTGTTATAGCGCCAACTAGAATAACGTTTGGCGGTGATACTATTGATGACGCCGCAGACACGTTTCTCGATCACCTCTTTTTCAAGCTTTTCTTCAGTTCAAGTCCGCCGTTCACCCACCGTCCGGGGTATGCACTGTACGAGTCCAAGAAAGAGTTCTACTTAACTCACAGAAGTTTAGTTGAGCGCGATGTAAATCGCGCTCAACTGTTTGTCGAGTACATTCTCCTAGGAGACCCAGAAGTGCCAATATGCTGTGGACCAATGAGAGACCTGAAAATTTCAGTTGAAGGAAATTTGGCTCCGGGAAAGAGGGCAATAATTAAGGTTTCAGACGGAAGCAGTGTTGTTAGTGGTGCCCTCGTATGTTTACAGGGACGAGACTACTACCGAGTCTATCTCACGGATAAAAACGGAGAAATACACTTTCCATGTCCAGAACAGGGAGTATATGTCGTAACAGTAACTAAGGAAGGTTTCGCTCCCGCTCAAACATCCATTGTAGTCGGTACCCCAATAAGGATACTTGTCGACGAATACCACCATGAAAGCTCCCACTACATGGAATTCTGGAACAACACGTCAAAGCTTAGGGCCATACTAAATGCGAGTCTCCTCTACTTCCAAGCACTCTACGACAGCCAAGTGACACCAGAAGTCCTTGAAGGATTTCACATACTTGTGATATATTGTCCCTCACGGAACTACACTGAAAGTGAGGTTAGTGCGATACTTGACTTTGTGATGTCTGGAGGCGGACTTTTGCTAATAGGAGAAAATGATCCCGACTCGTTGGAATACCTAAATATCCTCTCATCACTTTTCAATGTGTCGTTTTCAATTTGCAGCAAAACAGGCTTTACAACCGCCAGATGTATTAAGTCCCCTCAAACGTTCAGGGCAAAAGAGGTTCTTCTGAAAGACCATGGGAAAATAGATGGTGGAAGACCCATAATTGTCGCTCAAGAATCTATAATAGTTGGATCTTGCATAAACTGGGGGCGCGGGAGAGTGGCATTCCTTTCGGATCTTGATTTTTTGAAGGACGATGTTATACTGGAGAAAGATAATGTTCAACTATTCAAATCTCTGTGTAAGTGGCTCGCTAACTCCCCGACTCCACCACAATTTAACATCACCCTTCCAACGAAAGTAGAAAAGGGCAAAACAGTTTCTCTAAACGTTACAGCAACGCATCCTTATGACATCGTAAGCTTAACAATTATGGTAGTAACTGATCGAGAAAATTTCACCAACACTTCACTAGGAAACGTTGCATCTCTTCAGTTTGATACGCTAAAACTTAGAGATGACCGAGTACTCATTTATGCGGTAGCTGTAACAGGGAACGGAGAAACATACATGTCTGATGTAGTTTCACTGC
- the mtnP gene encoding S-methyl-5'-thioadenosine phosphorylase has protein sequence MRKISPLYVPVNATREEIEELLPCEIAIIGGTGNYDPAIFSVTKEIKVYTPYGPPSDNIIVGLVKGRKVAFLARHGRYHTIPPHEINYRANIWALKSLGVQRIISPAACGSLQPEKIKPGEFVIVDQIFDRTFGQRKDTFFEGGVVGHVEFAEPFCPELRRVIIECARELNYKVHDGGTYVCINGPRFSSRAESLFYKSQGFSVVGMTAYPECVLAKEAEICFATIAMPTDVDVYGLRPVTADQVAKSMRENIDKVRKLIAKVIEAIPKERKCSCGKVLDFALY, from the coding sequence TTGAGGAAGATTTCCCCGTTGTATGTCCCGGTGAATGCGACTAGGGAAGAAATAGAGGAACTTTTGCCATGCGAGATCGCCATTATAGGTGGAACCGGAAACTACGATCCGGCGATATTCTCGGTTACAAAAGAAATCAAAGTGTATACGCCGTACGGGCCGCCTTCAGACAACATAATTGTAGGACTTGTAAAGGGAAGAAAGGTAGCTTTCCTTGCAAGGCATGGAAGGTATCACACGATACCTCCACATGAAATAAATTATAGGGCAAACATATGGGCGCTGAAGAGTCTAGGCGTGCAAAGAATAATTTCGCCAGCTGCGTGTGGAAGCTTGCAACCAGAAAAAATAAAGCCTGGAGAGTTTGTTATAGTCGACCAAATCTTTGATAGAACATTCGGGCAGAGGAAGGACACGTTTTTCGAGGGGGGAGTCGTAGGACATGTGGAGTTTGCGGAGCCGTTCTGTCCCGAGTTAAGAAGAGTAATAATAGAGTGTGCTCGTGAGCTTAACTACAAAGTGCATGACGGAGGGACTTATGTATGCATAAATGGCCCTAGATTTTCGTCTAGGGCGGAAAGTCTCTTTTATAAGAGCCAAGGATTCTCCGTGGTTGGTATGACCGCTTACCCAGAGTGTGTCTTAGCTAAAGAGGCTGAGATATGCTTTGCTACTATAGCTATGCCAACAGACGTCGATGTCTACGGCCTGAGGCCAGTTACAGCGGACCAGGTTGCGAAAAGCATGCGCGAAAACATTGATAAAGTAAGAAAGTTAATCGCTAAAGTCATTGAAGCGATACCTAAAGAGAGAAAGTGTTCATGCGGCAAAGTTTTAGACTTTGCGCTTTACTAA
- the trpS gene encoding tryptophan--tRNA ligase, with the protein MLDPWGASGVADYEKVIREFGIEPMSADIIRRIPKPGKYFRRGIIFGHRDFNVILEAISNNEPFAVLSGIKPSGSFHLGSLTTAEQIVYYQKEYGAMAFYCIADVEAFCDNRIPYEESFEIAVDNLADVLALGLDPKRAYVYRQSEEKRVMDLAFEAGAHVTTATMKAIYGEQTVFGLYMTALLQVGDILLPEHEDFGGPKPVIVPVGVDQDPHIRLTRDIAKRLRHRHGFVPPSATFHRLIRGLDGSEKMSKRNPMSYFELNEDLEKIKFKIMNALTGGRPTVKEQRELGGEPQKCRIYELAFFRIDDDSFVEEMYLRCVNGELICGDCKAAVFERLANWLKDHTSKKQKKIDLARKILEEK; encoded by the coding sequence TTGCTAGACCCCTGGGGCGCTTCTGGTGTTGCGGATTACGAGAAAGTTATTCGGGAGTTTGGAATAGAACCTATGAGTGCAGACATCATTAGGCGAATTCCTAAACCAGGAAAGTACTTTCGTAGAGGAATCATTTTTGGCCACAGGGACTTTAACGTTATTTTGGAAGCGATATCTAATAATGAGCCATTCGCTGTTCTGTCAGGTATTAAACCGAGCGGTTCATTCCACTTAGGGTCGTTGACCACTGCTGAGCAGATAGTGTACTACCAAAAAGAGTATGGTGCGATGGCGTTCTATTGCATCGCTGATGTTGAGGCTTTTTGCGATAACAGAATACCTTACGAGGAGTCATTTGAAATTGCCGTAGATAATTTAGCTGATGTGTTAGCTTTAGGGCTTGATCCAAAGAGAGCATATGTTTATCGCCAGTCAGAAGAGAAGCGCGTTATGGACTTAGCTTTTGAGGCAGGGGCACATGTCACTACGGCCACGATGAAAGCAATTTACGGAGAGCAGACTGTATTCGGCCTCTACATGACGGCACTGCTGCAGGTTGGGGATATACTCTTACCGGAGCACGAAGATTTTGGTGGTCCAAAGCCCGTAATAGTTCCCGTTGGAGTCGACCAAGATCCACATATACGTTTAACTCGTGACATAGCCAAACGCTTACGTCACCGTCACGGGTTCGTGCCTCCAAGTGCGACATTTCACCGATTAATAAGAGGCCTTGACGGATCAGAAAAAATGAGTAAGAGGAATCCCATGAGCTACTTTGAGCTCAATGAAGATTTGGAGAAGATAAAGTTCAAAATAATGAATGCATTGACGGGCGGGCGTCCCACAGTCAAAGAACAAAGAGAGCTGGGAGGAGAGCCCCAGAAGTGTAGAATTTATGAGTTAGCATTTTTCCGCATAGACGACGACTCATTTGTAGAAGAAATGTACCTTAGATGTGTAAATGGTGAGCTGATTTGTGGAGACTGTAAGGCAGCAGTTTTCGAGAGACTTGCAAACTGGCTTAAGGATCACACCTCAAAAAAGCAGAAAAAGATAGACCTTGCCAGAAAAATTTTGGAAGAGAAGTAA
- the rpsJ gene encoding 30S ribosomal protein S10, which produces MQKTIIQLSSTDHQKLDEVCNQIKELAKKRGVRISGPIPLPTKRLRVPVRKGPSGQGTATWEKWEMRIHKRLIVLHDPDERTLKQIMRIRIPEEIFIEMSLK; this is translated from the coding sequence ATGCAAAAAACAATAATTCAGCTTTCAAGTACGGATCACCAGAAGCTCGATGAAGTTTGTAACCAGATTAAGGAATTGGCCAAGAAGAGAGGGGTAAGAATATCTGGACCAATACCACTACCGACGAAAAGGTTGCGTGTCCCCGTAAGGAAGGGGCCTTCGGGACAGGGTACAGCTACGTGGGAAAAGTGGGAGATGCGCATTCATAAGCGTTTAATAGTTTTACATGACCCCGACGAGCGCACTTTAAAACAGATAATGAGGATACGCATCCCTGAGGAAATATTTATCGAGATGTCTCTAAAGTAG
- a CDS encoding CBS domain-containing protein, whose translation MQNEKRSFSILDIAMREIVTCNEDDSLSKVAQLMVDNWVSSVFVVNHEGKIVGIITDGAIFRLIAKEEDPRKYKAKDIMFRDIITVSENASLDEIKDLFEKTKIKRVGVVDKNGNIIGVISKKWINGFKRYARYYNIELQPVSSPSQDKTEQY comes from the coding sequence GTGCAAAACGAGAAACGCTCCTTTTCCATTTTGGACATCGCTATGAGAGAAATAGTCACCTGCAACGAGGACGACAGCTTGAGCAAGGTAGCTCAACTTATGGTCGACAACTGGGTGAGCAGCGTATTTGTTGTTAACCATGAGGGGAAGATCGTAGGAATAATAACAGATGGAGCAATATTTAGATTGATAGCAAAAGAAGAAGACCCGCGGAAATATAAAGCCAAAGACATAATGTTTCGTGACATAATTACTGTTAGCGAAAACGCATCGCTTGATGAAATCAAAGATTTGTTCGAAAAAACTAAGATAAAAAGGGTCGGAGTAGTCGACAAAAATGGAAATATTATCGGAGTAATAAGTAAGAAATGGATTAATGGATTTAAGAGATATGCGCGCTACTATAACATAGAACTTCAACCCGTATCTTCACCGTCCCAAGACAAAACGGAACAATACTAA
- a CDS encoding Mov34/MPN/PAD-1 family protein produces MIHLVRAAALRVILSQVALSKILRAALDNRDVEIAGFLLGRVENDRVIIVDSVWVRGESRRTCVVLDFGSMAELTDKLGEVKSVIVGWWHSHPGMGADFMSITDIETQRVYQSLFPYAVALIVDPMEYKRSGINGKSCSIYRVTSDGYEALPLEVSSKPNKSVFIKLLKFAKLSPNMVKKLYRRKDTIFKERKRRKIIT; encoded by the coding sequence TTGATTCATTTAGTGAGGGCGGCGGCGTTGAGAGTTATCCTTTCTCAAGTGGCGTTATCTAAAATACTTCGTGCAGCACTTGATAACCGTGACGTTGAAATAGCTGGCTTCCTCCTGGGACGCGTGGAGAACGACCGTGTTATAATAGTTGATAGCGTCTGGGTACGTGGAGAAAGTAGAAGGACATGTGTAGTTTTGGATTTCGGCTCTATGGCTGAACTAACAGATAAGCTAGGAGAAGTTAAAAGTGTCATAGTTGGATGGTGGCATAGTCATCCCGGGATGGGCGCAGATTTCATGTCGATAACTGACATTGAAACTCAACGCGTTTACCAATCGCTTTTTCCATACGCGGTTGCTCTAATTGTCGACCCGATGGAATATAAAAGGTCCGGAATCAATGGGAAAAGTTGCAGCATTTATAGAGTTACGAGTGACGGATACGAAGCACTCCCTCTTGAAGTGTCATCCAAGCCGAACAAGTCTGTTTTTATAAAACTACTTAAGTTCGCAAAATTGTCGCCCAATATGGTTAAAAAATTGTACAGGCGGAAAGACACTATTTTTAAGGAAAGGAAACGTAGGAAAATAATAACTTAA